The Providencia sp. PROV188 genome includes a region encoding these proteins:
- a CDS encoding fimbrial protein → MNKYLVIAACIVSSNAIAASNNTIRFQGEVADETCTVTINGNTALPVVLLPTVSKKDLASSGSTAGETPFTIAVSGCTGSTTTDTNINTIFVANNITSSNRVGNTGTATNVSLELIEPTGSKAALDVTGTKSNAGLVLKQNEKSATHDYAVRYYAEGQAEAGTVLGSVQYSISYN, encoded by the coding sequence ATGAATAAATATTTAGTTATCGCAGCCTGTATTGTTTCTTCTAATGCAATAGCTGCTTCTAATAATACAATACGTTTTCAAGGCGAAGTTGCTGATGAAACATGTACTGTAACAATTAATGGAAACACCGCGTTACCTGTTGTTTTATTGCCAACAGTATCAAAGAAAGACCTAGCATCATCAGGTAGTACTGCTGGTGAAACACCATTTACCATCGCAGTGAGTGGCTGTACAGGATCGACAACTACAGATACAAATATCAACACCATTTTTGTTGCTAACAATATTACATCCAGTAACCGCGTTGGTAATACTGGTACGGCAACTAATGTTTCTTTAGAACTCATTGAACCAACTGGTAGTAAAGCCGCACTTGATGTAACAGGTACTAAATCTAATGCTGGATTAGTATTAAAACAAAATGAAAAATCGGCAACTCATGACTATGCCGTTCGTTATTATGCTGAAGGTCAGGCTGAAGCGGGTACTGTGTTAGGAAGTGTTCAATATTCTATTTCTTATAATTAA